The following are from one region of the Cinclus cinclus chromosome 7, bCinCin1.1, whole genome shotgun sequence genome:
- the LZTS2 gene encoding leucine zipper putative tumor suppressor 2, translating to MAIVQTLPVPLETAAEGATQLHTTTCSPPATMGSVGSLLPVRPHHDCTSDGDPSTASFCKQEGLLRATPEEPRVSVPGVTHSYANGGFCSDWLDASSPASACSDSDDLRDDQAPSDHLQGPPPKLVPVSGKLEENVEKTLIRPMAFKPVVSKLRNAQPGTRLGLSESQVNLTHLLGAEKPGSLSCRASTLSDSGRNSLSSLPTYSTGCSQHPEVGALPTTPHGPLDPLGSCRPSNSDSGRSSSSKSTGSLSGRGRPSSESGSCGRSPLPGEEAMLVRELEDKLREREAELRLLRDSLDENEVAICQVFEEKQRRCEQELEGLRQRCAAQARQAAHAAHRGQQVLQLQVLQLQQEKKQLQEDLTQLLQEHELLEHRCASFQRERTELAPRLEETKWEVCQKSGEISLLKQQLKEAQAELAQRGAELLGLRGQLREARAQLQAGERRAQGLQEAARLKALELEVCANELQRRKSEADLFRAKASRLEQEVMGLREAARGRCPPGTAEGCPPPGEGCPSASEDLRGSVGLRRQLERLRAEVALERRRGQEQRDAFEQERGTWQGEKERVIRYQKQLQYSYIQMYRRNRRLEQRLQQLRLQGEDPLPEPCDPPDPPFEEITATEI from the exons TTCTGCAAGCAGGAGGGGCTACTCCGGGCCACTCCTGAGGAGCCCCGTGTGTCTGTGCCCGGTGTCACCCACTCATACGCCAATGGGGGCTTCTGCAGTGACTGGCTTGATGCCTCCTCTCCTGCCAGCGCCTGTAGCGACTCAGATGATCTCCGTGATGACCAAGCACCAAGTGATCACCTTCAGGGTCCACCCCCCAAGCTTGTACCTGTCTCTGGCAAGCTGGaagag AATGTGGAGAAGACCCTGATCCGCCCCATGGCCTTCAAGCCAGTGGTATCGAAGCTTCGGAATGCCCAGCCAGGCACGCGCCTGGGACTCTCGGAGAGCCAGGTGAATCTCACCCACTTGCTGGGTGCTGAGAAGCCTGGCTCTCTGAGCTGCCGTGCCAGCACCCTCTCAGACTCAGGGCGCAactccctctccagcctgcccACCTACAGCACGGGCTGCAGCCAGCACCCAGAGGTGGGTGCCCTGCCAACCACCCCTCATGGCCCCCTCGACCCTCTGGGGAGCTGCCGTCCCTCCAACTCGGACAGCGGGCGCTCATCCTCCAGCAAGAGCACGGGCTCACTGAGTGGCCGGGGCCGGCCTTCCTCGGAGAGTGGCTCCTGCGGGCGCTCTCCGCTGCCTGGAGAGGAGGCCATGCTCGTGCGGGAGCTGGAGGACAAGCTGCGGGAGAGGGAGGCCGAGCTACGGCTCCTGCGTGACAGCCTGGATGAAAATGAGGTGGCCATCTGCCAG GTGTTTGAGGAGAAGCAGCGTCGGtgtgagcaggagctggaggggctGCGGCAGCGCTGTGCAGCCCAGGCGCGGCAGGCGGCCCATGCAGCACATCGAGGGCAGCAggtcctgcagctccaggtgctgcagctgcagcaggagaagaaacagctgcaggaggacttgacccagctgctgcaggagcatgagctgctggagcaTCGCTGTGCCTCCTTCCAGCGGGAGCGCACCGAGTTGGCACCCCGGCTGGAGGAGACCAAGTGGGAG GTGTGCCAGAAGTCGGGGGAGATCTCTctgctgaagcagcagctgaaggaagcGCAGGCAGAGCTGGCGCAGCGGGGCgctgagctgctggggctgcggGGTCAGCTGCGGGAGGCACGGGCGCAGCTGCAGGCAGGCGAGCGGCGGGcgcaggggctgcaggaggctgcCCGCCTCAAGGCACTGGAGCTGGAGGTCTGCGCCAATGAACTGCAGCGCCGCAAGAGCGAGGCCGACCTCTTCCGTGCCAAAGCCAGCCGGCTCGAGCAGGAGGTGATGGGGCTGCGGGAAGCTGCCCGTGGGCGATGCCCACCAGGCACCGCTGAAGGTTGCCCCCCACCTGGTGAAGGATGCCCCTCAGCCAGCGAGGATCTCCGGGGCAGTGTGGGGCTGCGGCGGCAGCTGGAGCGGCTGCGTGCGGAGGTGGCCCTGGAGCGACGGCGTGGGCAAGAGCAGCGGGATGCCTTCGAGCAAGAACGTGGCACGTGGCAGGGCGAGAAGGAGCGGGTCATCCGCtaccagaagcagctgcagtaCAGCTACATCCAGATGTACCGGCGCAACCGGCGGCTCGAGCAGCGGCTCCAGCAGCTCCGGCTTCAGGGCGAGGACCCCCTGCCTGAGCCCTGTGATCCACCTGACCCACCATTTGAGGAGATAACAGCCACCGAGATCTGA
- the PDZD7 gene encoding PDZ domain-containing protein 7 codes for MAQDWDALLSGMTTGSRSRSSSSEASLAPHYLLSKQSRLLNGTTRSSRAASPMGRVILINAPIEASSNESDVINAITVEKSVDGKLGFSVRGGSEHGLGIFVSKVEEGSTAEQAGLCVGDKITEVNSVSLENITMSSAVKVLTGNNRLRMVVRRMGRVPGIKFSKEKTAWVDVVNRRLVVEKSGSTPSESGSEDGLRRIVHLYTTSDDYCLGFNIRGGKEFGLGIYVSKVDPGGLAEQNGIRVGDQVLAANGVKFEDISHSKAVEVLKGQTHIMLTIKETGRFPAYKELVAEYCWLSRLTNGQLQQLGQTSETSSSISSYSSGPAPGAVNGLGAAAPVAPARTVDVAISTEDGPRRGWVRERAERAMQTEPATEGLPETRRTVRPPELLRDTAIRGQGTRETPGTHPRRTFTHSPKTALLLALSRPRQPITRSQSDLTVAEEKRKKEKPEGQGARGAPPGLHRSKTLVNLFFKGGRATSQSWAPPSQEAPGSDRRARTKSPGRSDGDRVGAVQKCVIRSLKREKSRRASILGPMGIATLQPNGSDPEARLLHIQDTAARLLSPDEVTAVLRHCSRYLHEGSVEDLVRPLLAILDRPEKVLLLRDVRSVVAPTDLGRFDSMVMPLELEAFDALKSRSVRSPALRPAHHDVPPKRHLITPVPDYRGGFLLKPAGTPAPEEAGEQQASPARPRASPSPRRPHPRTYTPLPDVPVDAYASASQPLPTLGPRSPNWLLAEHPPGKGHGHSRSPQATWRKEPPRSAPNRETEILGKPQRAWPPLVPLFGGPGGEARAGAATNGPEDAGREEDEEEEEYHLLTVTLSKLKHSLGISISGGIESRAQPVVKIEKIFPGGAAFLSGILKAGQELVSVDGESLQNVTHQRAVDIIRQAYRNKAKEPMELVVRVPGPPPE; via the exons ATGGCCCAGGACTGGGACGCGCTGCTGTCAGGGATGACGACAGGCAGCCGGTCACGGAGCTCCAGCAGCGAAGCCAGCCTGGCTCCCCACTACCTCCTCAGCAAGCAGAGCCGCCTGCTAAATGGGACCACCCGAAGCAGCCGTGCCGCCTCCCCCATGGGTCGTGTCATCCTCATCAATGCCCCCATTGAAG ccagcagcaacGAGAGTGATGTCATCAATGCCATCACAGTAGAGAAGAGCGTGGACGGCAAACTGGGCTTCAGCGTCCGTGGTGGCTCTGAGCATGGGTTGGGCATCTTTGTCAGCAAAGTGGAGGAGGGGAGCACTGCTG AGCAGGCTGGGTTGTGTGTTGGTGACAAGATCACAGAGGTGAACAGTGTGAGTCTGGAGAACATCACGATGAGCAGCGCTGTCAAGGTCCTCACCGGCAACAACCGCCTCCGCATGGTGGTCCGGCGGATGGGCCGTGTGCCAGGAATCAAGTTCTCCAAGGAGAAGACAGCGTG GGTGGACGTGGTGAACAGGCGCCTGGTAGTAGAGAAAAGCGGCTCAACACCATCAGAGAGCGGCTCCGAGGACGGGCTGCGGCGCATCGTCCACCTCTACACCACCTCCGATGACTACTGCCTGGGCTTCAACATCCGTGGTGGCAAAGAGTTCGGCCTCGGCATCTATGTCTCCAA GGTGGACCCCGGAGGGCTGGCAGAGCAAAACGGCATTCGGGTGGGAGACCAAGTCCTTGCAGCCAATGGAGTCAAGTTTGAAGACATAAGCCATAGCAAGGCAGTGGAAGTGCTCAAGGGGCAGACCCACATCATGCTAACAATCAAG GAGACAGGCCGGTTCCCTGCCTACAAGGAGTTGGTGGCCGAGTACTGCTGGCTCAGTCGCT TGACCAACGGGCAGCTGCAACAGCTGGGTCAGACCTCGGAAACCAGCTCCTCCATCTCGTCCTACTCCTCGGGGCCAGCACCAGGGGCGGTGAATGGACTGGGGGCAGCTGCCCCAGTGGCCCCAGCCCGCACCGTGGATGTGGCCATCTCCACAGAGGATGGGCCACGGCGGGGATGGGTGCGGGAACGTGCCGAGCGGGCCATGCAGACCGAGCCAGCCACCGAGGGGCTACCAGAGACACGGCGCACAGTGCGGCCCCCCGAGCTGCTGCGGGACACGGCCATCCGGGGCCAGGGCACCCGCGAGACCCCCGGCACCCACCCACGCCGGACCTTCACCCACTCACCCAAGACAgcgcttctgctggcactgagccGGCCACGGCAGCCCATTACACGCTCCCAGAGTGACCTCACTGTCGCCG aggaGAAGCGGAAGAAGGAGAAGCCAGAAGGACAAGGGGCACGGGGGGCTCCTCCAGGACTGCACCGCTCCAAGACCCTTGTCAACCTCTTTTTCAAGGGGGGCCGTGCCACCAGCCAGAGCTGGGCCCCCCCCAGCCAGGAGGCCCCTGGCTCTGATCGCCGGGCACGCACCAAGTCCCCAGGGCGCTCTGATGGGGACAGAG TAGGCGCTGTGCAGAAGTGTGTCATCAGGAGCTTGAAGCGGG AGAAAAGCCGGCGCGCCAGCATCCTGGGCCCCATGGGCATTGCCACCCTGCAGCCCAACGGCAGCGACCCTGAGGCCCGGCTCCTGCACATCCAGGATACTGCTGCACGTCTCCTCAGTCCCGATGAGGTGACAGCCGTGCTCCGCCACTGCTCCCGG TACCTGCATGAGGGCAGTGTGGAGGATTTGGTGCGGCCACTATTGGCCATCTTGGACCGGCCTGAGAAGGTCCTGTTGCTGCGGGACGTGAG GAGTGTGGTGGCCCCTACAGACCTGGGCAGGTTTGACAGCATGGTGATGCCTCTGGAGCTGGAAGCCTTTGATGCCCTAAAGAGCCGTTCAG TGCGCTCACCTGCCCTCCGCCCAGCCCACCATGACGTCCCCCCCAAGAGACACCTCATCACACCAGTGCCTG ACTATCGAGGCGGATTCCTGCTGAAGCCAGCTGGGACCCCAGCGCCAGAGgaagctggggagcagcaggcgAGCCCAGCCCGTCCAAgagcctcccccagcccccgcCGGCCTCACCCCCGCACCTACACTCCACTCCCCGACGTGCCAGTGGATGCCTATGCCTCTGCcagccagcccctgcccacccttgGCCCTAGGTCCCCCAACTGGCTGCTGGCTGAACACCCCCCTGGCAAGGGGCATGGGCACTCTCGCAGCCCCCAGGCCACCTGGCGCAAGGAACCCCCCAGGTCAGCGCCCAACAGAGAAACCGAAATACTGGGAAAGCCCCAGCGGGCATGGCCCCCTCTTGTCCCTCTCTTTGGGGGGCCAGGGGGTGAGGcaagggctggggcagccaccaATGGCCCTGAAGAtgctggcagggaggaagacgaggaggaggaagagtaTCATCTGCTCACCGTCACCCTCTCCAAGCTGAAGCACTCGCTGG GGATCAGCATCTCTGGTGGTATTGAGTCAAGGGCACAGCCAGTGGTGAAGATTGAGAAGATCTTCCCTGGTGGAGCTGCCTTCCTCAGTGGTATCCTCAAG gctgggcaggagctggtgtCGGTGGACGGGGAGAGCCTGCAGAATGTCACGCACCAGAGGGCTGTGGACATCATTCGCCAGGCCTACCGTAATAAAGCCAAGGAGCCCATGGAGCTGGTGGTGCGGGTGCCTGGACCACCACCGGAGTGA
- the SFXN3 gene encoding sideroflexin-3 produces the protein MRAGIPPCPPSRGASPPARAGRDLPAGPGAASANPTPRRFQKMPPSLPATINIREPRWDQSTFQGRAKHFFMVTDPRNLLLSGATLEEARRVVEDYRAGTVQPGLTEDQLWRAKYIYDSAFHPDTGEKMILVGRMSAQVPMNMTITGCMLTFYRTTPAVLFWQWVNQSFNAIVNYTNRSGDAPITPSQLGTAYVSATTGAVVTALGLKSLTKHLPAIIGRYVPFAAVAAANCINIPLMRQRELKVGIPVTDENGNRLGESTAAAQKAIFQVVVSRIGMAAPAMAIPPVIMNMLEKRAFLKRYPYLNAPLQVGLVGLCLVFATPLCCALFPQKSSMPVSSLEPEVQDQIRKKDPWLETVYFNKGL, from the exons ATGCGAGCCGGtatccccccgtgtcccccttCCCGGGGGGCATCGCCTCCAGCCCGGGCCGGCCGCGACCTCCCGGCGGGGCCCGGCGCCGCCAGCGCGAACCCGACACCGCGGCGGTTTCAG AAGATGCCACCGTCCTTGCCTGCCACCATCAACATCCGGGAGCCCCGCTGGGACCAGAGCACCTTTCAGGGCCGGGCCAAGCATTTCTTCATGGTGACCGACCCCCGAaacctgctgctctcaggggcTACACTGGAGGAAGCCCGACGGGTGGTGGAGGACTACAG GGCAGGCACCGTACAACCTGGGCTGACAGAAGACCAGCTTTGGCGGGCAAAGTACATCTATGACTCAGCTTTCCACCCCGACACGGGCGAGAAGATGATCCTTGTGGGACGCATGTCTGCTCAGGTCCCCATGAACATGACCATCACTGGTTGCATGTTGACCTTCTACAG GACCACACCGGCTGTGCTGTTCTGGCAGTGGGTCAACCAGTCCTTCAATGCCATTGTTAACTACACCAACCGGAGCGGAGATGCACCCATCACCCCTAG CCAGCTGGGGACAGCCTATGTTAGTGCAACCACAGGGGCAGTTGTCACAGCACTGGGACTCAAATCCCTCACCAAG CACTTGCCAGCCATCATCGGCCGGTACGTGCCTTTTGCAGCCGTGGCAGCTGCCAACTGCATCAACATCCCGCTGATGAGGCAGAG agaGCTCAAGGTGGGGATCCCTGTCACGGATGAGAATGGGAACCGCCTGGGTGaatccacagcagcagcccagaaGGCCATTTTCCAGGTTGTGGTGTCCCGCATTGGCATGGCAGCGCCGGCCATGG CCATTCCACCGGTGATCATGAACATGCTCGAGAAGAGAGCTTTCCTGAAG cGGTACCCGTACCTGAATGCTCCCCTGCAGGTCGGCCTGGTGGGACTCTG TTTGGTGTTTGCCACCCCGTTGTGCTGCGCACTCTTCCCACAGAAAAG CTCAATGCCTGTGAGCAGCCTGGAGCCTGAAGTCCAAGATCAGATCCGGAAGAAAGATCCATGGCTGGAGACTGTCTACTTCAACAAAGGGCTCTGA
- the KAZALD1 gene encoding kazal-type serine protease inhibitor domain-containing protein 1, with protein sequence MRMSEAKPLSISCLVLSLLFLHWALLQLGQAFPSTSDYLQRGWQRLLEEGEGCTECQPEECPMPRGCLAGTVRDACDCCWECANLEGQICDLDNTNHFYGKCGEHLECRLDAGDLHHGEVPEPQCACLSHLALCGSDGKTYAQICRFLEAAHAHPDANLTVAHEGPCESEPQITSPPYDTWNITGQDVIFGCEVFAYPMASIEWRKDGTEMLLPGDDPHISVQFRGGPQKYEVTGWLQIQGVRVTDEGTYRCFARNRVGEVVALASLTVFTPDQLNLTDFSLPKPHMTPEDYGESDEDYY encoded by the exons ATGAGGATGTCTGAAGCCAAGCCCCTCAGCATCTCTTGCCTCGtgctttccttgcttttcttgcaCTGGGCTTTGCTCCAGCTGGGCCAGGCTTTTCCCAGCACCTCTGACTACCTCCAGCGGGGCTGGCAACGGCTGCTGGAGGAAGGGGAGGGCTGCACTGAGTGCCAGCCAGAGGAGTGCCCGATGCCACGCGGGTGCCTGGCTGGCACAGTGCGGGATGCCTGTGACTGTTGCTGGGAATGTGCCAACCTGGAGGGACAGATCTGTGACCTGGACAACACCAACCACTTCTACGGCAAGTGTGGGGAGCACCTGGAATGCCGGTTGGATGCCGGGGACTTGCATCACGGAGAGGTGCCCGAGCCCCAGTGTGCCTGCCTCTCCCACCTGGCCCTCTGTGGCTCTGATGGCAAAACTTATGCCCAGATCTGCAGGTTCCTGGAGGCTGCCCATGCCCATCCTGATGCCAACCTCACTGTGGCCCATGAAGGTCCCTGCGAGTCAG AGCCTCAGATCACCTCTCCTCCCTATGACACATGGAACATCACCGGGCAGGATGTAATCTTCGGCTGCGAGGTCTTCGCCTACCCCATGGCATCCATTGAGTGGAGGAAGGATggcacagagatgctgctgcctggagatgACCCGCACATCTCTGTCCAG TTCAGAGGCGGCCCCCAGAAATATGAAGTGACGGGCTGGCTGCAGATCCAGGGTGTGCGGGTGACGGATGAGGGCACGTACCGCTGCTTCGCCAGGAACAGGGTTGGGGAGGTGGTGGCATTGGCCAGCCTGACTGTCTTCACACCAG ACCAGCTCAACCTGACAGACTTCTCCCTGCCGAAGCCCCACATGACACCTGAGGACTACGGGGAGAGTGATGAGGACTACTACTAG